Genomic segment of Perca flavescens isolate YP-PL-M2 chromosome 7, PFLA_1.0, whole genome shotgun sequence:
ACACTTTCATATATAGTTTGTGTGGcattttttaattcaacatAAGAACCCTACCAAGCCTATTCAGTTGCACAGTCAGTAGCCCGAAACAGCACAGTGTTTTTAATAGTATTCGTTGGCTGCAGCCTGCACTATAGCTACAATTCAACAGAGAAATCTGAAATCAGCTTGCTGCTGCCCACTGCATGCAGAGGGACACATGATTATTCTCTGGGGTGCGAACGTCAACCTAATATGATTTGGTCCTTTTCCCACTGCAGTGTGGACAGTAAGGCCAACATATCCAATTTGAAAAACAATAGGATTTTCCTGTGGTGTGCACATAACTTAAATAGATGCAAGCATAGCTTCCTCACCATCGAGCGTCAGCAGAACAGCATCATAACACAGTCGTCACAGTGTGAACGCAGGGTGAGACAGCAGTGGGAGTTGCAgtgcacaacaaaacacagagaAGAGTCTCTATGTGTTGAGATCAAATGAGAATAACACGTTGGGATGTTTTTCTCGGGTTTAATTAGCCAGGATGCACGCCAACTCTCTTAGCTTCCTTCTTTCATTTAACTGTATCCATTTCTCTCTAAGCTTGTTACCcggtccctctctctctctctctctctctctctctctctctctctctccttctgcctTTTTTCTTTATCTTCTTACCTTAACCTTTCCTCCTCATTCTCTTTTTCCACCTTTGCCTTTTCAAGCTTTCCCTTTTATCATTTTACATGTATTAAGTAAGATTTGTTCTGCAATATGACCAAGGTATGCTGTCACTTTCACTTCAACTCTTTATTTCCCTGGAGCTTTATACCCTTGCCTCTTgcgattaaaataaattatgttCTTTTGTGGTTTTGCCCAGTGATTCTACAGGTTATGAATAACATACTGTAGAGATACAGGACAGCACCTCCTACTGCTTGAAAGGAGTCCATTTAGTGCAAGTAACATAGCTGAAGATGTAATGCTTGGTCATAATAATGAGGGCTTGGGACTTTGACTTCCATTGACTGCTATGACTGGCCTTACTTAAGACTTGAAACTTGAAAACAATAAGATTCACGTCTTACATTTTGACCTGTTAAAATCCCAGAATTAAAACAAATGCCCTGATATACTCCAAAAAAGGGACGTACAGTTGGTAAATTGGCTTTTTGGACTGAATCAACACTAACTGCACAAACAGAGCAGTCAAAATCGCGCAAACAACACAAGGCAAAGATTTGCTTCGCTTTCTGTCTGTACACATCTTTATAATTATATGCACTAAAAGAACTTGACACAATAGGACCAAagtggttttgttttgtgttgtgttgttaaTAAATAGCCATTTTAATTTATGTAAGttgtagaaaaagaaaaaaaaacaataaatgtatttttcattaaGTTATAATATATACAGATACAAACAAAGTGctgtctgtaaaaaaacaagaagCTTTTCATCAGTAAAGTTCCTCTTTCATGCTTCAGGCTATGCAAATCAGGAGTAAATGCTCACTGAAATATGCTACAAGTGTAGACTTTCTACTCTGTGTCGCCTTTTTACATTTCCACATCCCACGTCCCTTACTGTGGCATTTTGTTTCACCTACTGTACACCATTTTATAGCCTATCACTTTCCACTTTCCTTTCCTCTGTTACCACATGTACTGTCTAATCCACTTTATCAAGATgtatccctcctcctcctccccttatTTAGGTCTGGTGGCCACGGTAAAGGAGCATATCACCAAGCCGACGGCGATGGCCCAGGGGCGAGTTGCTCACCTGATTGAGTGGAAGGGTTGGGGCGGAGGCAGCCAGGCCAGGGGAAGTGGGGGCGGTTGGAGCGGGGCCTGGGGGGATGGGGGCCGAGCTTCAGGAGGATGAACAATTCTACTCCCAAATGACGGACGAGATCAAGGAAGCTCGCTTCGCTGCAGGTGAGACAGACCAATGAAAAACAAGATGTGGTCAGTGGAGATGAAGTGAAGCTCAGATCCCTCTGGGCATTGTTTCTGTTCGATTGGCTGTTACAAGGAGGGAGCGCCTACAAAAATCAATGGCCCTTAAGACGTCCCATGACAGTGGCTTAAATCTAGTGCGCTTATTCGATTTCATGTTTGTTCCTGAGGGACTTGGTGAAAACAACTGGGGGTCGACTTCTGAGAAAAGGAACGTAAAATGTGTATGTTTCACAGGAGTAGCAGAGCAGTTTGCCCTGGCTGAGGCATCCATGCATGTGTGGTCCATGAACGACTGCTCAGAGCAGCCCTCCACCAGTTTACAAGGTACGGCATGTAAAAGGATCATGTGTGTGTCACTGGAGCTTTTGGTCTATGATTTCTCTTTTATCTTAATTTGAAATTTGCAAAATGTGCAGCTCTGTTGTGTCTGAATACATGTAAACAAATGGATTAAAACTACAAGGTAATGGGGCATTTCGGCTGTAATAGCTTCCGTCTGGATTTGGCTGATTATAATCTAAATGTCCTTatttaaatgatgatgatggattTTTGAGAGAAATGAGACACAACAGAGAACATAATTAATACTGTTGCCCCAAATAATTGATTTTATGTGTAGTATGCAAACATATGATatgatatacattttattttaacatataTTTGCATAGTATACAAATAATGTTTGTATAACATATTATATAGTATGTTATATAACATATGACCTATATAAACAACATATATAtggtcaaggaaagggttaacagaaacataGTTTTGGTCAATCTGTCAGAGGAAGAGCAGTAGTGTGGTTGTGAAGTTGAACGTttgtagtccccagagaagaagttggaaatttcatggcgcagattagaacccaaattgaaacgtaagcaactaaaattgctgaatgttagagcattgtgtcaaattggtcgttataactgtgacttataaagtgtcaggttgaGTTCCATCATGGTGTTAATAGTGTCAATGTTAGCTGACGctgttgttcagtagctagctcagagattattgGCTAATGAAATTATTGATTTAGCGGGGTGGGggggcactgtatccgtgtcataTTCTCATttggggctgagccccccccccccctcctaaaggtctgatcctagaatcaccCCTGGTTCAAATCATGTTTTTAGTGTTTCAAGTAGCAACCATTTGACTGATACTGTTATTATCCCTCCTCAGCAGCACAAAGCCACTTCTTGTCCCAGTTCCTGCTGGACGGTGGAAGCGTCAGTGTTCCTCAGCACCTGTACAGCATCCACGCCCAGACGTATGACAACAACCGGGTGGCCAACCCGGTCCTTCCGCCAACGGTCGACTGCACTCCCTCGACGTCCAACACCCAGCAGGACAGAGATCGTCCCATCGAGGACAGAGGCCCTGCGACTGCAGAGGCTGCTGTCCGACACGTAGACAGCAGCTCGCTATCCGAGGATGACGTTTTTTATAACTAGGCTCAACAGGAAAACAAGCCAGCAATGTTCATGGCAATCTCTAAAATGAGCCTCACTGAGGGGACTTGACTCTCAGCAACCAGCAGTGactgatacaaaaaaaacaaaatgttggtGAGATATTCCAAGAGGCAATTCCCTCAAATGGCTTGTCTGGGAGGGTTTCAGCGCCTGAATGGTCTTCAGATACAAAGACTCTAAATTGTATTTTCTCTCCTGTACAGGAGTGTACTTTTGTGAATGTACATAGTttcactgttacatttttattttgtaatcagTGTACAATAAACACTTTCATATTATAGGTAGAACTGAACTGTTAAGAGTCAAACAACAACTGGTGTAAATACCTTATTAAACATGAAGTTTAATATATGTGCTGTACAAGACTACAATTCTGTTTTTGAACCCTTTTCACTTCACATTGATGattaaacaattaaattaattaagttTAAGGGTCAATGAATTGAAGTCAAACCTAAAGCAGTCTGAGTAGagaaaatatgaaagaaatCTCACCTGAATCTAAAGAGAAGAAGTCTGTTGTTAAGAAAGCGGACACACAATTATATGTCTGAGTCCCAGCTATAGTTAGCTATTATTCACACTTGTTAGTCTGAGAGCGACGGGTGCAGAGAAAAGATGAGTGAAGAAAAACAGAACGGGAGAAGGACACAGAACCTGTCAGCGTGCACGTCGGTCGGTTggtcggtgtgtgtgtttgcacatgtaTGTAAGCatgcctgcctgtgtgtttgagagtgtgAGATGGTTGGAGAATGGAGGTGTTAGTGTTACTTGCCATGGTGTTTCTTTCAGCACTGTTTACACTAAATGAAGCTCTGCTGTGTGGTGCGTCATGGCTGCTTTCCCTTTTGTTATCTCAGTCACAAAAGGCTGTGCACGGCTAGGTGATCACATCCATGAAAGAAAAATCCTGAAGCAGAACAGGCGACTGATTTGAGGCCTAGCTAGTTCCACAGTGCAAAAACAACGGCTTGCTCTGCGAAAGAAATGTGACAGTATCGGGTTGGACAGTTTCACTCTGACAAGCTGCAAGTTATTGTAGGGTTGAATCTTGCTGTACAGACAGaatgattattttattaaaatcaaTATAGTGTCTGAAAACTCAGTCTGGAATCACCAGGGAACCAGCAAACAGGGACTGGAGCTGCTCTTCAGATACTATTAGATTAGAGTCCTGTTGCATGTAGAATCTTAAGCAATATGTTTCTTATTTAGTTGACTTTAAATGTCCTTAGAAAATGAGTTGCGCAAAAAAGTCCTCTTGCATAATAATTGCATTGCATATGCAATCTTGCATAATAATCCCCCTGAATCCTTAAGTGTGATTCTTTTAGCTTTTAATAATTGCAGTTTATTAAAACTTTTCTGAAGTGTGACGTAGTGATGTCACCGTGGTCCATCATCTTAATAATGACTTTGGTGAGTGCAATCTTATAACGGATCGAAATGATGgccaaaacaatgaaaacaagaCCTTTGCCTCATACTGGATAATCATATGATGGTAGACATTAACTTTTCATTGATACATTTTAAGACAAAGAAGAAACCTATATGGATACTTAACTTAACATCTGTCATATCTTATTAATTTGTTACTCTGGACTTTTTCCCttcatacattttcttttggcAGGTTCACGTGACAACACAAGTTATTGattttgtaaaacattttattttgatttgatttgtgaaGTTTGTTATTTAGTATTCAAAAATGTTCTGAGTTGTAATTATCACACCGGAAAAAAGCACTAATGATAATTTGGAGTGCAATCAAGATTTGATTAAGCTTAGCAGGAACCTCGTTACCAAGGCAACTCTTGTCATATTCCTGACGTGAACATGAGAAATCACTCAATATTTTTACGTCAAAGCCTCTGTGAGAAGATTTGTaattgatattattattatacattttcttttctttttcagggTGAATGTTGGTGCACGCTACGTGTTGCTATCAGGGAGGCGCAGaggcaggggcgattctaggatctgacctttgggggtgctcagcccctaatgaaaagttgatagcagttaagctaggggggtttgggggcatgctcccgtaagatttttttttttttaaactcttaaatcatgacttcttgtgaggaaagaaatagacagattgagatatgcaattatgacaaactatcaacagattcaaggcatctgctgtgaaaaaagatggaaactacaaagcatgattattgcagcacacatacccaggggtgttggactggggggggaaggggactgagtgcccagggccctcatgtgaggagggcccaaaaatatgctagaattcatagctttggctgcagggaggggcccatagaaaatgcctttcacagggcccagaatttggagctacacccctgcacataccttgaatggtaaaataagccttaacatatttttagacaagattattcatgtttttttctgctgttgattttcaattttttcatctaatctaataatgcctctgaaccagatgggaaaaacacaacatctctttttcttaagagcctagtcctccatgaaatgcatatgtaaatataatgtgaatggaatgttttaagtgtttttgcccgtataatatatgtccactttctcacctggttcttccaggtccctctctttgtccactctccctccatccttctctctctctccccatcctcctctctccctctatctccttccctccgtcctatcactgacaatcacatacaaaacattttgtaatcaactagaaaataatcttcaaataaaagagaaaacaaaacacagtagtcctaccatatacatgtcttataggctacctagccattttctcaccttgtttatcttgctctctctgcccttctccctctctattatcctcgctcctttgtgctgtcaaccagaaggcaaatgtaatcaactaatcaacagagaatgcattgtgtaggctaccaaagtagagctgatgaaggtcctgctactcccgaaaaaatgtcttttcgcttttttcttttatttgagccgcttgggtaactttttttcattttggcgtttagaccattgacataacagaaaggtttagaccgtttagactcgtctttctccgtctctgtgtacttcccatttctcctgtcaccgtttgtttatctttggcggcgcactgtgggacggactagtccatttcattgtgaaagtagggggtgctgacctctctcagcaagcagggcgcctgcagctgctgggggcgctgatctgccaattccccacacagtgaaatgat
This window contains:
- the fam131c gene encoding LOW QUALITY PROTEIN: protein FAM131C (The sequence of the model RefSeq protein was modified relative to this genomic sequence to represent the inferred CDS: inserted 2 bases in 1 codon) gives rise to the protein MGACLCKGHKEFHHPMTAVQDQIEEGQPSSVKDGQNPTNGSVADKSSGYDIGELATSSLMGLVATVKEHITKPTAMAQGRVAHLIEWKGWGGGSQARGSGGGWSGAWGDXGAELQEDEQFYSQMTDEIKEARFAAGVAEQFALAEASMHVWSMNDCSEQPSTSLQAAQSHFLSQFLLDGGSVSVPQHLYSIHAQTYDNNRVANPVLPPTVDCTPSTSNTQQDRDRPIEDRGPATAEAAVRHVDSSSLSEDDVFYN